From Candidatus Cloacimonadota bacterium:
GGATATCTGCGCTTTTTCCCCCAATGGTTCATCTCCGTGATGGCGCGGAAGGTGCTGCACGAGTATCCCCTTACGATCTATATTCATCCGCGCGAGATCGATCCTGGGCATCCGCGCATCGAGATGAACGCTTACAGAAAGTTCAAAAGCTACATCAATCTTGCCAGCGTCCCGGCCAAGCTCGAAATGCTGATGGGTTCCACCCGATTCCTCAGGATGGGGGATTATTATGACGCGTCCAAATAAAGAAAAAGCGGGGAATGTCACGGCGGGATATTTCGATTCCTACGCAAATGAGTTCGATTCTATCTATGGAAGCGGGAAGGGGCTTCCGCATCGTCTGGTAAACCGCTATCTGCGCGGCAGCGTCCGTGAAAGATTCAAGCTGACCCTGGAAGCCTGTTCGCCTGTGGAAGGAAAGACAGTTCTGAACGTGGGCTGCGGTCCTGGGCATTACTCCGTCGGCCTCGCGATGCTGGGCGCGAAAGAGGTCACGGGGATAGATTTTGCCCCGGGGATGGTCGAACTGGCCCGGGCAAAGGCGGCGGAAAAGCATTTGCAAGAAGTTTGCAAGTTTGAGGTCAGGGACTTTTTCAGCGTCACGGGCAGCAGCTATAATTATCTCATCCTGATGGGCTTCATGGATTATATCGCCGATGCCGAAGCCTGCGTGCGGCACAGCATGGGACTTTTCAAAGAAAAGGCTTTCTTCAGTTTCCCCGTATCCGGCGGGTTCCTTGCCTGGCAGAGAAAGCTCCGCTATCGGAGGAAATGCCCGCTTTACCTCTATTCTTATGCCGATGTCGTCAATATATTCACCGCGATTCCCGGTATCCGCTTCAGAATCCGCAATCTGAAAAGAGACTACTGGGTCGAGGCCTGGCATGATGTAATGTGACAGCCTGAGGGGGTTGAATGCTATTGAATGGGCTCTTTTTCATATCGAGTGTGTGTCCGGGCGATCCACTCGGTTTGAAAGAGAGCCGTCTTTTTCCTATCTGCCGGAGAGACGGTCTATCGATTTGATCAATTCCATCAATTCATCAATTCCCTTTCTACGGCCCCCCATAATGGGAGGAATAGGTCTATCAGGACAATACTACCGAGTATCTACATATATACCATATAAATACCTATATAACTACTAATACCTACTATATTAGTATATATTATATCTATCTAGTATATATATCAATATGATAGCTATCATCCTTCCAGGTCCTGGAGGGGGAGGTTGAAAAGGGGCCGTGGAAAGGGAATTGATGAATTGATGGAATTGATGAAATGAAAAT
This genomic window contains:
- a CDS encoding methyltransferase domain-containing protein; the protein is MTRPNKEKAGNVTAGYFDSYANEFDSIYGSGKGLPHRLVNRYLRGSVRERFKLTLEACSPVEGKTVLNVGCGPGHYSVGLAMLGAKEVTGIDFAPGMVELARAKAAEKHLQEVCKFEVRDFFSVTGSSYNYLILMGFMDYIADAEACVRHSMGLFKEKAFFSFPVSGGFLAWQRKLRYRRKCPLYLYSYADVVNIFTAIPGIRFRIRNLKRDYWVEAWHDVM